Below is a genomic region from Deinococcus misasensis DSM 22328.
TCGTTTAAACAGGGACTATGCACGGTCAAATGACAATGCTATGATCTGAGTTGTAGGCAAAAATCACTGGCGTAAGAAGCAAGCAATCTCTACGCACCCAAGTCGCCCGAGGACATTCACGGGTGAGAGCATGGGGGAGGAAAACAACATGGCAGACGTTATCTTAGAGAAGGTCTACAAGCGCTACGGCAAAGTCACTGCAGTCACCGATTTCAACCTGCACATCCATGACCGCGAGTTCATGGTGTTCGTCGGTCCCTCGGGCTGCGGAAAATCCACCACCCTGCGGATGATCGCCGGTCTGGAGGACATCTCTGACGGCACCCTGCGCATTGGCGACCGTGTGATGAACGACGTTCCCCCCAAGGACCGCGACATCGCCATGGTGTTCCAGAACTACGCACTTTACCCCCACATGAACGTGTACGAAAATATGGCTTTCGGTCTGCGTCTGCGCAAAACCCCCAAAGCCGAAATCGACAAGCGTGTGCGTGAAGCTGCCAAGATTCTGCAAATCGAGCACCTGCTGGACCGCAAACCCAAGGAACTCTCCGGAGGTCAGCGTCAGCGTGTGGCTCTGGGACGCGCCATCGTGCGTGAACCCAAAGTGTTCCTCATGGACGAGCCCCTTTCCAACCTGGACGCCAAGCTCCGTGTGGAAATGCGCTCCCAGATCTCCAAGCTCCACCGTCGTCTGGGCGCCACTGTGATTTACGTGACCCACGATCAGGTTGAGGCCATGACCATGGGTACCCGCATCGTCGTGATGCGTGACGGCGTGATCCAGCAAGTGGACACCCCCCTGAACCTGTACGACAACCCCAAAAACAAATTCGTGGCCGGATTCATCGGCAGCCCTTCCATGAACTTTGCTACGGCCACCGTGCAAGGCGGACGTTTCACCGGTCAGGGCTTTGCCATCCTGCCTGCCGGCGGTCTTGCCCAGTCCCTGCGTGGTTACGAAGGCAAACAAGTGTGGATGGGCATCCGCCCCGAGCACATTGGCATGAAGGGTTACACCTCCATTCCTGAAGACGCCACCAACGTGATCCGCGCCACCGTCGAAGTTGTGGAGCCCCTTGGCGCCCAGACCGACGTGATCGTGGACCTCGGGGGCCAAACCCTGATCGCCAAAGTGGACGGACACGCTCCTGTGCGCCCCGGTGATCAAGTTGAACTGCTCGTGGACCGCAGCCGCCTGTATGCCTTTGACATGCAGACCGAACTGGCCCTGACCCGCTAAATCTAGAAGCAAAAAGCAGACCACCGTTTTGCGGTGGTCTGCTTTTTGTTTGCCGAGGGCTTGAAAAGCGAAAGCTTTTGGGGCGAGGCACGCCCCGCCCCTACACCCGTCCCCCTGACCATCTCTGTGAGGTATTGCAGGATGCTCTCGGCTCCAATACTTTCCAAATGGCAACTTTCTATACAAATTTTAACCAGTTGTGTTAAGCTGAAACAGCATTTGGAACCCCGTCTGGCAGTTCTTGAGCTTGATCAAAACACGCGTTCAGGACAGGAAAAGAAAACAGAGAGCTGTGCTAGAATGTCCCAAACCCGTTCACTCAAAGGAGTACCCATGAAGAAGACCGCTTTACTGTTAGGTGCCATTCTCCTCACCGCCACTGCTGGTGCGCGCACCTTCGACGAGATCAAAGCCTCTGGGACCATCAAAATCGCCACCGAAGGCGCATTCAAGCCGTTCAATTACTTCGAAGGCAAAAAACTGACGGGATTTGAAGTGGAAGTTGGCGATGCCATTGCCAAAAAACTCGGTCTGAAAGTCCAGTGGATCACCCAACCTTTTGACTCCCTGATCATTGGGGTCACCCAGAACCGCTATGACTTTGCCATTGCTTCTCACGGCATCAATGAAGAACGGGCCAAAGTGGTGGATTTCACCGATCCCCACTACTGCACGGGTGGACAGATCGTTTCCAAATCCCCCAACATCAAAACCGCTGCACAATTGAATGGCAAGCGGGTTGCTGTGCAGGTGGGCACCAGCTACCTGTCCAATGTGCAAAAAGTCAAAGGGGTGAAAGTCAAAACCTTCCCCAAAGACACCGATGCAGTGGCCGCTCTGGTGGCCGGTACAGTGGATGCTTGGGTGAGCGACAAATTTGTGGTGTTGGATGCCCAAAAAGCCAACCCCAAAGTGAAATGGCAACTCGGAGACCTCCTCTTCCAGGAGAAAATCGCCATGGTGGTCAACAAAGGCAATGACAGTGTGACAGAAGCCCTGAACGGTGCGTTGGCAGACATCATCAAGGATGGGACCTACGCCAAGATCAGCAAGAAATACTTCAACGCGGACGTTCGCTGCAAGTGAAATCCATCAGGCAGGAGGTTTTTGACAGGCCTCCTGCCTTTTTGATGTGCATATGAAACAGCAAAACACCACTTTAAACAACGCACTGTGGATGGTCGGTCTGGTGATCGCTTTTCCCATTGCTCTGATCTTCATTGGCTATGCAGTCAAAACCGTTCCAAGGTTGTTGGGGCTGGAATACGCAGAGCAGTTCGCCACCAATGCACAAATCTTTGTGGATGCCACGAAGACCACCCTGCTTCTGACTGTCACCTCGGGCGTGCTGGGAATCATGCTGGGCACCATCACTGGCATTGCCAAACTCAGTGGTTTTGCGCTGTTCCGATGGCTGGCGTCTTTTTATGTGTGGGTCTTTCGCGGAACCCCACTGATTGTGCAGATTCTGTTCGCTTTCAATGCCACACCCATTTTGTTCCCCAGTGTGGTCGATGTGCCTGACTTCGATTTCTATGCTCCCATGGTGGCTCTGGCCCTGAACCAGGGCGCATACAATGCAGAAGTGATTCGTGCTTCCATCCAGTCCATCCCCAGAGGACAGACGGAAGCTGCCCGTTCTTTGGGCCTCAGTGGCATTCAGGCCATGTGGTTGGTGATTTTGCCGCAAGCGGTCAGGGTTTCGATTCCGCCTCTGGTGAACAACGTGGTGTCTTTGCTGAAAGACACTTCTCTGGCAACTGTGGTGGGCACTTTTGAACTGGCCAATGCCATTGATCGCTTCAAGAGCCAGACGTTCCTGGTGATTCCTTCGTACCTCACCTCGGCTGCGATTTACCTGTTCCTGACCACCATCATGACCTTCTTCACCAACGAGTTGGAACGCCGCTTCCAGACCAAATCCAGATGAACTTTTCTTCAACCAGAGCCGCCCCATTGGGGGCGGTTTTTGCTTCTGACTGTAATCTGCTCAGCCTTCTTTCTTCTGCTTTGTGCCTTGTCCCCTCTACACTGAAACCATGCTCCCACCCCTGAGCCCCAACCCGAGCGATCCCCTGTACCGTCAGGTCTATCAGGCTTTGCGTGAAGCCATTCTGGCAGGTGCTTTGCCAGAGGGCAGCAAATTGCCCAGCAGCCGTGAATTTGCCCGCACCTGGGGGGTGGCCCGCAACACGGTTCTGGAGGCTTTTGAACTGCTGGAAATCGAGGGGTTCATTGAGACACGTCCGGCCAGTGGCACCTATGTGGCCCACAGTGTCAATCCAGAGGTGACCTTGCAGGTGCCTCCTCCAGCTTTGAAACTGACGGAATGGGCGACCCGAGCCCTGAAAACCCCCACCCGGCCAGCCTACAGTCAGGTGGATGTGGATTTTCGGCTGGGGAATGTTCCCAATGAGTTTTTTCCTGCAGAAGCGTGGGCCAGAGCCCTGCGAGAGCGCGCCAAAGCCCTGCAGGGTGGCCTCGGACAGTATGGAGATGAGCTGGGGCCTCTGGAAACCCGTGAGGCCATCTCAAGCTATCTGGCACGCGAGAGGGGGGTGAAGGCCACCGCAGGCATGGTCATGCTGTCCAGTGGATCACAGGGCAGTCTGGACGCTCTGGCAAGGGTCTTTCTGGAACCGGGCAAGACTGTGGTGATGGAAGATCCGGGTTATCTGGGGGCCAGACGGGTGTTTGAAGCCTCTGGTGCAGAGGTGATTTACCTGCCTGTTGATGAGGAGGGCCTCAACCCCGAGCACCTCCCTGAAAAGGCCGACCTGCTTTATGTGACCCCGGCCCATCAATTTCCCACAGGAGCCATTTTGCCTGCATCCCGACGCCTGAAAATTCTGGATTGGGCCAGAAGTGTTGGAGCGTGGATCATTGAAGACGATTACAACTCGGAGTTTCGATTTGACACCCGACCTCTGTCTGCCATGCACGGTTTGAATCCTGCACAGGTGATTTACGTCGGTACATTCTCCAAGAGCCTGTCTCCTGCGTTGCGCAGCGGCTTTCTGGTGGCCCCTGTTCCCATCATTGAGGTGCTTTCTGCAACCCGCTATCTGACCGACCGTCAACCGCCCACGCTGGACAGTCTGGCTCTGGCGGATTTTTTGCACTCTGGAGGCTTTGCACGTCACCTCAAAAAAACCAGAGGAATGATTCTGGAAAGGTACGAAACCCTGCTGGAGGCTCTGGAACAACACCTTCCAGCTTTGAAAGTGCCCACCACAGGGGCAGGGTTGCACATCTGCGCCCTTCTGCCAGACCAGTGGTCAGAGAACCATTTCAGGGAAGCCACTTTGCGTTCCAGAGTGGCTGTGGATTTTCTCAGCAGGTACGCCATGCACAGTGTGCAGAGTGGCCTGATTTTGAACTATGCCCACCTGAACCCCGAGCAGATCCAGAGGGGCATCCGGCAACTCGGGCAGGCGCTTTAAGAATCCTGCTGCTCTGAAAAATTGCGTTTGATTGGCGAGACATGGTAATTCTTGCTGGCGTGGTAGTGCTGGGCCAGCTTGTCCTCGACGGTGACTTCCTGAGCGGTGTACAGGTACCCGAGGAGTTCGTGGTCATTGCCGTAAATGGGCTGTTTGCGCAGCAGGTATTCCTTGTAACGTGTTCGCACATAGCGGTATTCACGCTCGGGTTCCCACTGGTTCTGGTCGGTGACAAAATCCTCACTGGAATAAAAAGCACTCAGGGCAGGACGTCCGATGTCTGCGGCTTCCAGCTTTTTGGCTTCCTCGTTCATCCAGGTGACCAGATCATCGGCATCCGTGACCATCACAGGATAGGGAACAAAGCGGATGGCACGCTCTGGCATGAAATACGGCGGATTCAGCAAACCTGCTTTTTCCACCAGCAAATGCAGGGTGAGCAGCACAGGGGTGAAGGTCAGGAACAGCACCAGAGCATCGTTGACATGGAAAACCCCGGCCATCAGGGGAGCCAGCAGGATCGGGCCAAAGGTCAGGCTGATCAGCAGAAAAACCGCGTACTTGCGGTGCTCTGGAAAGCTGATGGAAATGTTCTGCACCATCAGGAACACACAGACCCAACCCAGCATGGAAAGCCCATAAAAGACGTTCAGGAAGATGGTCTCTGAACTGGTCACCATCTGCCCGGTGAACATCACCCCGAGGATGTTCATGGAGGCAATCAGGGTGGTGACGGTGGTGATGCCGTAGGTGACCGTGTGCATCTGCTCTGGATGCTTGTGGTACACCGAATTGAAGGTTTGCAGAAGGGTGTAAGAGATCCGCCCGATGAAT
It encodes:
- a CDS encoding PLP-dependent aminotransferase family protein; amino-acid sequence: MLPPLSPNPSDPLYRQVYQALREAILAGALPEGSKLPSSREFARTWGVARNTVLEAFELLEIEGFIETRPASGTYVAHSVNPEVTLQVPPPALKLTEWATRALKTPTRPAYSQVDVDFRLGNVPNEFFPAEAWARALRERAKALQGGLGQYGDELGPLETREAISSYLARERGVKATAGMVMLSSGSQGSLDALARVFLEPGKTVVMEDPGYLGARRVFEASGAEVIYLPVDEEGLNPEHLPEKADLLYVTPAHQFPTGAILPASRRLKILDWARSVGAWIIEDDYNSEFRFDTRPLSAMHGLNPAQVIYVGTFSKSLSPALRSGFLVAPVPIIEVLSATRYLTDRQPPTLDSLALADFLHSGGFARHLKKTRGMILERYETLLEALEQHLPALKVPTTGAGLHICALLPDQWSENHFREATLRSRVAVDFLSRYAMHSVQSGLILNYAHLNPEQIQRGIRQLGQAL
- a CDS encoding ABC transporter ATP-binding protein, which codes for MADVILEKVYKRYGKVTAVTDFNLHIHDREFMVFVGPSGCGKSTTLRMIAGLEDISDGTLRIGDRVMNDVPPKDRDIAMVFQNYALYPHMNVYENMAFGLRLRKTPKAEIDKRVREAAKILQIEHLLDRKPKELSGGQRQRVALGRAIVREPKVFLMDEPLSNLDAKLRVEMRSQISKLHRRLGATVIYVTHDQVEAMTMGTRIVVMRDGVIQQVDTPLNLYDNPKNKFVAGFIGSPSMNFATATVQGGRFTGQGFAILPAGGLAQSLRGYEGKQVWMGIRPEHIGMKGYTSIPEDATNVIRATVEVVEPLGAQTDVIVDLGGQTLIAKVDGHAPVRPGDQVELLVDRSRLYAFDMQTELALTR
- a CDS encoding ABC transporter substrate-binding protein, translated to MKKTALLLGAILLTATAGARTFDEIKASGTIKIATEGAFKPFNYFEGKKLTGFEVEVGDAIAKKLGLKVQWITQPFDSLIIGVTQNRYDFAIASHGINEERAKVVDFTDPHYCTGGQIVSKSPNIKTAAQLNGKRVAVQVGTSYLSNVQKVKGVKVKTFPKDTDAVAALVAGTVDAWVSDKFVVLDAQKANPKVKWQLGDLLFQEKIAMVVNKGNDSVTEALNGALADIIKDGTYAKISKKYFNADVRCK
- a CDS encoding amino acid ABC transporter permease → MKQQNTTLNNALWMVGLVIAFPIALIFIGYAVKTVPRLLGLEYAEQFATNAQIFVDATKTTLLLTVTSGVLGIMLGTITGIAKLSGFALFRWLASFYVWVFRGTPLIVQILFAFNATPILFPSVVDVPDFDFYAPMVALALNQGAYNAEVIRASIQSIPRGQTEAARSLGLSGIQAMWLVILPQAVRVSIPPLVNNVVSLLKDTSLATVVGTFELANAIDRFKSQTFLVIPSYLTSAAIYLFLTTIMTFFTNELERRFQTKSR